The proteins below come from a single Rhinoraja longicauda isolate Sanriku21f chromosome 5, sRhiLon1.1, whole genome shotgun sequence genomic window:
- the LOC144593395 gene encoding coiled-coil domain-containing protein 185-like gives MQAEAGADPRGLPPPPPFLHLDNLESPRAARGRYVLTSPRSLRACARRGRRPVQLLPRTPADWAREFPRESPRSLQRRCRQHERERRRWLRECREERECIIEEEKTRTPMPTFVKLVAQRSTSESGFPDSHVLDALHEGQRSSRGPLADDESTSFDWAASRQGNKQLEDRQISVHLGRKVSKDAVVVGHFRKDTNLGDLRQSPATARKLDKLVSEIRRESNVIIPERDRKIAALMLVKHQEEQERLELRLKAQQLWDKLKRAERLAQMKKENERQKGLINSIGRWKKEREMRQSKIQQDVKQTAELQEQDVIWKESKWRMLAENQKLKKKEKLDQAKCEAEIRKSQQKQLRKQSEAIKQDTKEQEVQVSQAKLSNAAQKRLLKEMSNQNRIKTENEHEKLRHTIVKNEIDSLTKTEELMVRMSLERKLLTLKENHGQLVEERKRTLKEKVIREENQILQAKLKADKLEQEQKERKEALAEISELKIEQAQKTLLKSVQSKVLQTQRSRSEKERIHQQIKKKVEEEEEEYRQAMKATIERKDRRSEEILKVKEASIEESRQAARAAFQMRERVREHINSRSFDQMAMEAELWVSLVKKIDH, from the exons ATGCAGGCCGAGGCTGGGGCGGATCCCCGGgggctgccgccgccgccgccgttcCTCCACCTCGACAACCTGGAGAGCCCGCGGGCGGCGCGCGGCCGCTACGTGCTGACGAGCCCGCGCTCACTACGGGCGTGCGCGCGCCGCGGCCGCCGTCCCGTCCAACTGCTGCCGCGCACGCCCGCCGACTGGGCGCGCGAGTTCCCGCGCGAGTCGCCGCGCAGCCTCCAGCGACGCTGCCGCCAGCACGAGCGCGAGCGCCGCAGGTGGCTGAGAG agtgcagagaagagaGAGAGTGCATCATTGAGGAAGAAAAAACAAGAACACCCATGCCAACTTTTGTGAAACTTGTTGCTCAGAGATCGACAAGTGAATCGGGTTTCCCTGACAGCCACGTTTTGGATGCCCTTCATGAAGGACAAAGATCTTCACGAGGTCCTCTGGCAGATGATGAGAGCACATCATTTGACTGGGCTGCATCAAGACAAGGGAATAAGCAGCTGGAGGACAGGCAAATATCTGTCCACCTGGGGAGGAAAGTTTCGAAGGACGCCGTTGTGGTTGGGCATTTTCGGAAGGACACTAATCTCGGTGATTTACGGCAGTCACCTGCCACAGCAAGGAAACTGGACAAGCTGGTCAGTGAGATCCGGAGGGAATCGAACGTGATCATCCCCGAACGTGATCGCAAGATTGCCGCGTTAATGCTGGTGAAACATCAGGAAGAGCAGGAGAGGTTGGAGCTCCGCCTCAAGGCCCAGCAGTTGTGGGACAAGCTGAAGCGAGCAGAAAGACTAGCGCAAATGAAGAAGGAGAATGAACGGCAGAAAGGCTTAATCAACAGTATCGGCAG GTGGAAAAAAGAACGAGAAATGAGACAGTCCAAGATACAGCAGGACGTGAAGCAGACGGCTGAACTGCAGGAGCAGGATGTGATTTGGAAAGAGAGCAAGTGGAGAATGTTAGCTGAGAATCAGAAATTGAAGAAGAAGGAAAAACTAGATCAGGCCAAATGCGAAGCGGAGATCCGTAAATCTCAGCAGAAGCAATTACGGAAACAAAGCGAAGCTATCAAGCAGGATACCAAGGAGCAAGAAGTACAGGTGTCGCAGGCAAAGCTGTCAAATGCTGCCCAGAAACGGCTGCTGAAAGAAATGAGCAACCAGAACAGGATCAAGACGGAGAATGAGCACGAGAAGCTGAGACACACCATTGTGAAGAACGAGATCGACAGCCTGACCAAAACTGAGGAGCTCATGGTCAGGATGTCACTGGAGAGGAAGCTTCTAACGCTCAAGGAAAACCACGGGCAACTGGTGGAAGAAAGGAAGAGAACGCTGAAGGAAAAGGTCATTCGGGAAGAGAACCAGATCCTCCAAGCCAAGCTAAAGGCCGATAAACTAGAGCAGGAGCAGAAAGAGCGGAAGGAAGCCTTGGCCGAAATCTCCGAGCTGAAGATTGAGCAGGCCCAGAAAACTCTGCTGAAGAGCGTGCAGAGCAAAGTCCTGCAGACACAGAGGAGTAGATCAGAAAAGGAGAGAATCCACCAGCAGATCAAAAAGAAagtggaggaagaggaagaagagtaCCGGCAGGCGATGAAAGCAACCATTGAGAGGAAAGACAGGAGAAGTGAGGAGATTCTGAAGGTAAAGGAAGCTAGCATCGAAGAGTCCCGCCAGGCCGCGAGGGCAGCCTTCCAGATGCGGGAGCGAGTGAGGGAGCACATCAACAGCCGCTCCTTTGACCAGATGGCGATGGAAGCTGAGCTCTGGGTGAGCTTGGTGAAAAAGATTGATCACTAA